The window AAGTAAAAATTTCGCTCAGCCTCTGCTGTCGGTAATTCTAGAGATTTATTAGAATTTTATCCGCGGATGCGGGTAAAAGCTGTTCTCGGCGGCAGCCTCGCTTCGTTTATCGTGGCTTGTATTGCGGGAATCTTAGTTTAAAGAGCTTCGATCAAGCCCAAAGATTCATTTGGCGGCGCATGCCACAGACTGAGGACAAAGCCTCCATCGCCACTTCCCGTGGGCTTTACGGCGAGAGCCCCGTTCTTCTGTAGATACGCCATATGTTCACGCAGCTCTTGGCTGATCAATCCCCAACGTTCAAAACAGGAATTTCCTAAAAGTAAAGACTGTCGAAGTTTTTCGAATTCGTTGGGTCGTGCTAAAGCTTCCCGCGCGAGTTCAAAACTTTGCAACATATCGCGATCGATTTGCTCACCGAGAGTTTTGTTCTCCGCCCATAATTGCTTCACACGGTTAATACAATCCACAGTAACCCCGCGCTTTCCGCAGTGAGAAAGCCGCAGGACCGGAGTCCACGAAGGGGTAAAATCAATAAATTCTCCCGGTGGCTTAAAAATCAACGGTCGAGATTTAAGAGCGGCGGCGATATCTACCCCACTGCTCTCACCATGAAAGATATGTTCTAGATTTTTTGCAAAGTTATACATTTGGTCATCGGAGACTAAGTTTTTATGATTAAGAAAGCGAGTCACCGTCACACAAAGGGCGGCACTGGCTCCCATTCCACCGGCAAGGGGTACGGTGTTTTTCATAAAAATTTCGCCTCTCAGATCTTCGCTGGATTTTCCGAGATCTCCCAATGCTTTTTCTAGAATTCCGGCGAAAACAAACTTTAATTGTTCGCCCTGTTCGGAATCGCAGTGGAGTTGAAATTCATCTTTAGAGTCTTTGTACTGGAGTTCAAAAAAACAAGCTTTCGCTGGAAAAACTAAAGCCGGGTGTCCCCGAAGAACGGCATGTTCACCCGCTAAAATCCATTTCCCGAAAACTGTGGTCGAGAACATTATTCGAGCTCCGGACTGGCGATCACGAGGAAGTGACCCGAGAATAGATTTTTAAATTTTTGAGCCAACTCAATTTGATCTTCTCTAAAGAGAAAGTGCACATTGGGACCGGCATCCATCGTCACTAGAGGACCATCGTTTTTCATCTCCCAGGAGCGACGAGCTTTTCTTAGAGCGCGAAATGAATGTTTCGTCATATAGCCGAAAGACGGCTGACTGGTTTCGAACAGAGCGTGCATGTCCCAGGTTTCCGCATGGGCTATTTCGAACATGTCTTTCCAGTTGGGCGAGTCACTGGATAACTGCTTTTTAAATTCGTTAAATCGAAGGGTGGCTCGTTCGTCACGTCCCGCCATCAAAAGACTTGTGGCAACCCTTTGATGGGCCAAACTGGAGCCAATCTCTTTGGTTTCATCGCTGACGACAACCACGAGGTGATGAATCTTTCCGAGAGAGCTATCAATGGTTCTTACACTCTCACCTGCCCATTCCACCCAGCCTGGAAAAAGGGATCGGCACGAGGATCCTGAACCCCTCCGACTGAGATCAGCGACCTGCTGGAGAGAAAGATTCAGCGGCGCCTGCCCTTGTTCCTTACGAAGATCTTCGAAGGCCGCCACACAACACCGAGTGAGGGCTGCAAAACTTGAGGCCGAGCTTGCGATTCCGCAGTCGGCGGGAAAATTATTCCCCGAGCGCAAAATAAAGAATTTATCCGCAATTTCGAAAGTCTTTTTCAAAAACTCGAAATGCGCTAGAAATTTGGTCTGCTTTTTATTTTTAAGCGGGTATGTGCCATACTGCGGGTGGGGTTGCCATTGATCTTCCTGGATGTCTGAACGCAGCTCCAATTCCACAAAAGTCCGCAAATGATCTAGCGTGTACGAGAGCGATGGATTGACGGGCTGATTGGGATCGTCCATCGAGCCTTTTTTTCCCATGTACTTGATGATCGCAATGTTCGATGGGGCTGAGCCCTGCCACTTACTCATTTTTCTCGTCCTCTTTAAGCCAATTCCATAATCACGCCCGAAGAAAGATTCTCAGAAAGGGAGGCCACAAACTTCAGGTCCTTTACGGAGGTGGGGTCGAATTGATTTTTGTTCGCAAATACGGCTATCACATCCGCACCTAAAGAGCCACAGCCGCGTGCCCATTCTACCCCTGTTTTCAGAAGAAGGTCTTCGACCAGGTGAGCCGTATCTTCGCTCCACAAGTTTTGCCGACGAAGCTCCTGACTCAAATCCTTTTGGGCCGCGATAAAGGCCGGCCAGGAGGCGCTCTTGAGCGCACCCACCAAGCGTACCGTGATTCCTTGTATGAGCGCTACGATGTCCGGAGTGATCTTGAGCTGAGCCAAATGATCATGGGTGGGAACCTTACGGGACGTTTTAAAGAGGAACACATCTTTTTCTAAAAACGGCCAATTCAACACTTCGACCGATTTCCGGGAAAAAACCGTAAGTCCGCCAAGCATTTGAGCAATCATGTCTGCGCCGCTGGGCTTGATCGTTTTGCCCTCAAATAGACTGCGATACTCTTCCCACGCTTCGAGCACCGGGGAGGCGGGGCCGGAATGAAGTTCTCGCAAGTCCACCCACTTCTCGTGCTCAAAGGAGGACCAAAATGTTTTGAGAAGGTACACCCCTATAAATTCCGCCGTAGAACCTCCAAAACCTCCGGTCTGATTTGGGGGAGTTTTAAATTCAATATCGAATTGATCAAAAAAAGCGCGATGGCGCGAGATGTATTTTCCGGCAGGACTGTCGCTATGAAAACAGTTCTGACCCTGTCCCCGGCGGGCCGTAAAATCAAAATTAGGATGAGTCGCAAGAACCAAGGAGGGCCCAGAAAAAAGAGCGGCGTATTCACCGCCTAAAAATGTTTTTCCCGGTATACTAAGCTTGATGCTTTGAGGCGACATGAATCATATTTTCTTTGGCGTTGTCCTTGATTGAGCGAATCTTTGACAACATCTGAATAGCATCAGTTAAAGAAATTCTTTTCTTGGCCGCCAGCAATTGCTCGAGAAGATCCTGAAGCTTTCCACTCTCGTGATCTTCTGCGCCAGCTCCCATCGCTAAGTTTTTAATATGAAGCTTCATATGTCCTTCGATGATTCCCTCGGTGGTGAGAGCGCGCAAAGCTCCTAAATTTTGAACTAAACCCACCGCCGCGCAAATTCTTGAAAGCTGATTTGCACTTTGGATTCGCATCATCTTCATCGCCATCTTCGCAGTGGGATGAAGCGAGGTGACCCCACCCACGGTGCCCACAATAATCGGCGCTTCGAATTCCCCGTGAAGTTCTCCGTCGATATAGCGCCAACGGGTGATCGAACTGTATTTTCCCGAGCGTGAAGCGTAAGCATGAATTCCCGCTTCTACCGCGCGCCAGTCGTTACCGGTGGCGATAAGAATCGGATCGATCCCATTAAGAACACCTTTGTTGTTGGTGGCGGCTCGGTAAGGATCCAGTTCAGCGAAAAGCGAACCCTCTTGAATGGCTTCGCCTTTGGCGGCGCTGAGCCCTCGGATAACGACACGCGCTCGAGTGATGCGTGTATCCACAAGGTTAGACAGTATCCGCATTGTGATCTCTTCGCCGGTAGCTTCTTCCATAGGCTGAGTGATGTATTCACAAACTTGATTGATAATATTGGCGCCCATGGCATCGCACGGATTGAGATAGATATGAATGACGGCCATCGCGCCACCATCTGGTCGCTCGATGTGACGAACGCTCATGTTCGTCACTCCACCGCCGCGATTAAACATGCTGGCTGCGACGGTCTTATTAATGTCTTCGATCCACTGCTGCTTTTTGGATTCGATGCAGGTTTTTAATTTTTCAAAGTCTTTCACTTTAGCGATTTGAACCTGGCCGATAATATTCTGACCAATCACTTCGGTGGTGATAGATCCATTCTCTTTGATCCAACGGGCCGTCTTACTCGCCGCCGCGATGATCGACGTCTCTTCGACGGCCATTGGGATCACGTAATCTTCACCATCGATGTTAAAGTTAGTGGCTACACCTAAGGGCAATTGAAAGTAGCCAATGGAATTTTCGATAAAATTATTGGCGAGATCGATCGTTTGAATCCCGCCCTCTTTGAGGTAGGACACATCGCTGGACTCAATGACTTTCATTTCCAAAAGACGCTGAAACCTTTGCGCTAAATTTAACTTGGAAAAACCTTTGAATAATTTTTCTAAATCCATTTCCACAACCTACCTTTACGAAATTCATCCACACGAGCTAAGCCAAGGCAAAACATAGAAACCTTTAATTCGTATTCGATCGTCGACATAAACTTATCTAAAGCCTCGTCGCCTTCGAGAGCCGCTTTTAAAACCGGCTGTGCGTAGCCAACGAGGTTTGCGCCTAACGCGAGCAACTTCGCGGCGTCGAGTCCCGTTCGCACACCACCAGACGCCCAAACTTCGCAGTTCATTCCCACTTCACCGGCAGCGATGAGCGAATCCACGGTGCTAATGCCCCAATCGGCAAAGGTTTTTCCCGCCGCGTGTTTAAGTTCGGTGGGCGCCAGGCGCTCCGTCTCGACGCGTCCCCAGTGTGTACCACCCTTACCACTCGTGTCTACTGCGTCGAGGCCTATGGCCTTTATCTTCTCTAAGGTCTTGAAACTAAAGCCACATCCCGTCTCTTTTAGAATCACTGGCACAGAAATTTTTTTACAAAGTTTTTCGAGAGCTTCGAGGCCCCCGCGAAATTG of the Bdellovibrionales bacterium genome contains:
- a CDS encoding diphosphomevalonate decarboxylase, which gives rise to MSKWQGSAPSNIAIIKYMGKKGSMDDPNQPVNPSLSYTLDHLRTFVELELRSDIQEDQWQPHPQYGTYPLKNKKQTKFLAHFEFLKKTFEIADKFFILRSGNNFPADCGIASSASSFAALTRCCVAAFEDLRKEQGQAPLNLSLQQVADLSRRGSGSSCRSLFPGWVEWAGESVRTIDSSLGKIHHLVVVVSDETKEIGSSLAHQRVATSLLMAGRDERATLRFNEFKKQLSSDSPNWKDMFEIAHAETWDMHALFETSQPSFGYMTKHSFRALRKARRSWEMKNDGPLVTMDAGPNVHFLFREDQIELAQKFKNLFSGHFLVIASPELE
- a CDS encoding hydroxymethylglutaryl-CoA reductase, degradative, producing MEMDLEKLFKGFSKLNLAQRFQRLLEMKVIESSDVSYLKEGGIQTIDLANNFIENSIGYFQLPLGVATNFNIDGEDYVIPMAVEETSIIAAASKTARWIKENGSITTEVIGQNIIGQVQIAKVKDFEKLKTCIESKKQQWIEDINKTVAASMFNRGGGVTNMSVRHIERPDGGAMAVIHIYLNPCDAMGANIINQVCEYITQPMEEATGEEITMRILSNLVDTRITRARVVIRGLSAAKGEAIQEGSLFAELDPYRAATNNKGVLNGIDPILIATGNDWRAVEAGIHAYASRSGKYSSITRWRYIDGELHGEFEAPIIVGTVGGVTSLHPTAKMAMKMMRIQSANQLSRICAAVGLVQNLGALRALTTEGIIEGHMKLHIKNLAMGAGAEDHESGKLQDLLEQLLAAKKRISLTDAIQMLSKIRSIKDNAKENMIHVASKHQA
- the fni gene encoding type 2 isopentenyl-diphosphate Delta-isomerase; translated protein: MLSFEERKRDHIAISLSPQSQTEGASRLDKIELIHEALPEINFSDIDTTTQSIGLNLKVPLLVSSMTLGHQDAMEINNRIATHCASRGWLMGVGSQRRQLEDKSSDIECKDLRKAHPNTKFLGNIGLSQLITHSIEDVQRLVDSLEAQGLIVHTNPLQECIQPEGTPQFRGGLEALEKLCKKISVPVILKETGCGFSFKTLEKIKAIGLDAVDTSGKGGTHWGRVETERLAPTELKHAAGKTFADWGISTVDSLIAAGEVGMNCEVWASGGVRTGLDAAKLLALGANLVGYAQPVLKAALEGDEALDKFMSTIEYELKVSMFCLGLARVDEFRKGRLWKWI